AACTGCGGCGACTGTTCGGCGGACCCGCACACGGTCCAGATGTCCCGCTGGTGAGCCGTCAGCGGGAAACGCTCCGTCATGGCCGGCTCCCCGGGACGGCCGGCACCAGGGGGCAAAAAGCCCGGCCGGCCGGGCCCGCCGGGCCCGCCGGGAAGTCGCCGCCCCTGCGCCCGCAGTCGTCATGCCGGTCCCGGAGCGCCCCGTGGTCCGCCTGCACCCGCGCGTCACCGGCGTCGCCGCGTATCCCCCGCATGCCATCCCTCTCCCCCGGCTGATCGACCGGCGGCCACTGTTCCAAGGTGGCCTAAAGGCACCCTTCAGCTATCCGGAGTCCGACGCCCCGCGCCGGCAGCCCAGCTCGCCGCAGGCTTCGACGCGCAGGAGAAAGGGGCGGCTCACACACCACAACGGCTGTGAGCGGCGGCAGACGAGGCCGGCCGCGAGCCCGGACGGATGCGGCGCTGACCATGGCGGGTTCGGTCCCTTCCGCCGAGTTCAGCCGTGAAGTTGTCCGGTCTGCGGACGCCGGAGGCGTCGGGCCGAACGGATGGGGCGGGGGCGTGTCCTGTGTTCTACGGCTTCGCCGGTCCCGCTCGGCTTCGGGCAGCGCGGGACAGCTGGGGACGGCGCCGGGTGCTGCCGAGGGGCGTGGGCCGGATCCGCTCCGGTGGTACCCGGGCCGCCCGGGGACGAGCGTCCGCTGACCGGTGTCCCGGCGCGGGGCGAGTTGGCCGGTAGCGGGTCTGGGGGAATGCGGGCCTCGGTGCTGAGGTGAGGGCCCAGCGTCGCGTGCCTGAAGCCGCGGCCTTTCAGAGAGGGGATGCCCATGGCGTTCCTCAGGTCCAAGTCGACGGGATACCGCTGCGCGGTGGCGTGCCCGACCGGACAGGGATGGTCGGCGATGTTCCTGCGGCCCGGCAGGGCCGCGGGCGTCAGCGAAACAGGGCTGCTTTTCGAGGCGGCCACCCACGACGCGTTCGGGGGGCAGTTCACCGACCTGCGGCAGGCGGCGTACCAGAACTTCAAGCTGTACCCGGAGGCGGTGTTACAACTGCCCGCCCACACCGACGGGTCGGCGCAGTACCTGTTCATCACCGGCACCGACAGCCTGACCTACCGCGTGGGCACCGGTGCCGTCCAGCACAACCAGCTGGAGATGCTCTCCTGGCTGCCCGCCGACTGGCAGTACAACGTCGACGCCCTGCTGCAGGCGCCCAATTCGGCGGCGGACGAGTGGCGCACGTACCTGTTCAAGGGCAGCCGGGTCATCACCTACAACTGGACCAGGGTCTGGGCGCCCATCGAGCGCAATGCGCTGATCACCGACGGGCCGGACGCGGACGCGCCGGGCTGGGCCCAGCTCCCGGCCGACTTCCGCGCCGACCTCGACCACGTCGTCGCGCTGCCGCCCGCCTCCGGCGGCATACGCCGCTCGCTGCTCGTCAAGGGGGACATGGGGCTCGTCCTCAACTGGCGCACCGGAGTGGAGACGTCGGGCGCGCTCACCTCACTGACCACGGGCCTGGGCGCGTTGCCGGCGCCCTATCCGACACCGTATCTCCCGATGTCGGGAACGTACCGGGCCACCAACGCCGATCAGAGCATCGAGGCGCGGGTCGACGTCGACGGGGTGGGCACGCTGTCCACGATCAGCGGCGACCTGTTCACGGTGGCGGGCGGAACCACCGCCTACGCCAACTCCTTCCGCTCCACCAGTGTGGAGGTGCAGTGGACCGAGACCTACGTGGTGGTGGTGGGCAAGGGACTCACCTGGGCCACCGCGGCACCCGACCTCACCCAGGTCCGGATCCTGCTCTACCTCACCGCGGCCGGTCAGCCGGCCCGGTCGGCCGGATGGCTGACCCTGGAGGACGCCAACTCCTACCGCGCCGTCTGGTACGACCTGCCCAAGACGTCCGCGTACTTCCGCACCGTCGACTACGAGGTCGACACGGTGGTCGGGGAGGCGGAGCTCGTCCGCTACGACACGGCCAACGCCGCCACGCCGCCCGGGTATGCCAACCGGGTCATCACCGTGCCGTCCGCGTTCGCCGAGGCGGGCCTCGAGCTGCGGATCGCCGGGACCCGCAACGTGCTCGACACCACCGGCACCGGTACGGACCTGCTGTGGTCCAGCGCCGAGCTGCACGCGGCCATGGTGGCGAACTTCAGCGGGCACCGCGACGTGCCGCAGTGGAAGCTGTGGGCCCTGGTCGCGGGCAAGTACGCCGACGGCGAGGGCACCGCCGGGATCATGTTCGACACGACCGGTCTGCAGCGGCAGGGCATGGCCGTGTTCGAGCAGACCCTGAGGGAATACGGCCTGGCCGGACACGCCTGGGACATGCACACCTACGTCCACGAGATCGGCCACGCCTTCAACCTGCTGCACTCGTCGCAGAAGAACATCGCGAACCCGCCCGCGCCGCTGGGGCCCCGCAACGGCTTCGGCGACCTGTCATGGATGAACTACCCGCACCTCTACCAGGGGAGCACCGGCAACGGGGTCGACGCGTACTGGGGTGACTTCCCCTTCCAGTTCAGCCAGGACGAGATCCGGCACCTGCGCCACGGCTTCTACCGGCACGTCATCATGGGCGGCAGCAACTTCATCGCCGACGCCGCGATGGACCTCTCGGCGGCGGAGGCGTTCGCCCTGCCACTGACCGATGAATCCGGCCTCGCGCTGGAGCTGCAGGGCCAGGACGCGTTCGAGTACGGCGAACCCGTCGTCGCCCAGATCAAGTTGAGCCGCACCGGCAGCCGCAAAGACGTCGTGGTCGCGCCCGACCTGCAGCCATCGGCAGGGCATGTGATCGTCGCGATCACCGACCCCTACGGCCGCTCCCGGATGTTCCGGCCTCTCACCCGCGTATGCGCGGGCCACGACGGTGCAGCGGACACCGTCGCGCTCACGGAGGCGGCGCCGTCCCTCTACACCAGCGTGTACCTCGGCTACGGCGCCGAAGGGCTCTACTTCAGCGAGCCCGGCCTGTACAAGGTGACCGCCGCCTACCAGGCCCCCGACGGATCACGCGCGGTCTCCGCCTCGCGCACGGTCCGGGTCCGCCAGCCGCTCGCCCGCGACGCGCAGCACATCGGCGAACTGATGACGGGCGACGACCAGGGCCGGCTGCTGACGTTCCTCGGCTCCGACGCACCGCAGCTGCAGGCCGGCAACGACGCCCTGCAGGAAGTCATCGAACGCTACGGCGACCACCCCCTGGCCGCGCACGCCCGGCTGGCCCGCGGCGCCAACGCCGGACGCCACTTCCAGCACATCCGCGACGGCCGGCTCGTCGTGCGCGAACCCGACATCAAGGAGAGCGTCCAGCAGCTCAGTGCCGCCATCAACGCCTCCACCGGCGACGAGGGCCTGGACAACATCACCCTGGGCCAGGCGATGCGCCGCCTGGCCCGCGTCCATGCCAAGGACGGAAACCTCCTGGAAGCGGACGCCGTACTCGACAAGATGGTCGCCACCTTCCGGGGCAAGGGCCTGCCCGCGGCGGTCCAGAAGACCATCCAGGCGCAGGCGGAGAAGACCCGCGCAACCATCCACCAGGGCAAGACCCAGACCACCCGCCGCAAGAAGAAGTAACCCTCCCTCCGCGGGTCCGGCCTCGGCAGCTTTTTGGCCCCGGCAGATGGCGTCGCGCGGAGCAGGAGAGGGCACAGCGCCCGGGAAACGAGCCGGCCGTGGACGGGGTACGCCCTTCCCCGGCCGGCTCACGACGGTGCCCGCGGACGCGCCGGTGCACACCCGACAGGGGGCAGCACACCCCGGCCACCCCACCGCCGCGGGCCCGGCCGGAAAACGGCCGGGCAACCCGGCCGGCAGGTCAGCCGCTGCCCAGCTTGAAGCCCACCCCGCGCACGGTCACGATCCACCGGCTGTCCCCCAGCTTGCCGCGCAGGCTGCTGACATGGGTGTCGACGGTGCGCCGCGACCAGGAGTCGCCCCACACCTGCTGCAGCAGCTGGCGGCGCGGGATGACCGTGTCCGGGTGCGAGGCCAGCAGGCACAGCAGGTCGAACTCCTTGCGGGTCAGGGCGACTTCGACGCCGTCGACACTGGCCTCGCGGGAATTGGGGTCGATGCGCAGCCGGCCGTGCCGGATCTCCTTGACGACGGCCGGCTGCCACTGCGCGCGGCGCAGCACGGCCTCGATGCGGGCCATCAGCTCGCGCAGCCCGAAGGGCTTGGTGACGTAGTCGTCGGCGCCCGCCTGCAGTCCCAGGACGCAGTCGAGTTCGGACTGCCGGGCGGTGACGATGATGACCGGCACCCGGCTGACGGACCGGATGGCCCGGCACACCTCCAGCCCGTCCAGGTCGGGCAGTTCCAGCGCCAGCAGCACCAGGTCGACGTCGCCGTGCGCCTGCAGGGCGGCGCCGCCCCGGGTGACGCCGACCGGCTCGTGGCCGTGCCGGCGCAGCTGCGCCACCAGGGAGTCGGTGCGCTCCACGTCGGGGTCCACCACCAGCACGCGCCGCCCCGGCGTAGCCGCCGCGGCGCGCGGCACGGGATACGGGGCCGAGGCGGTGTCCTTGACCAGCCGGAAGGACGGTGGCAGCGGGGTAGGGGGCTCAAGCAGCGACTGTGCCGACATCTGCGTCACGCCTCCCCAGCGTCCTGACACGGCCCGTGCGCGGCGGGTGCGCCGGCCGGGCGGACCCGGAACACATCCCGGACCCGGACCCAAAACGGATCTCGGATCCGGGTCCGGCCGCGGCTTTCGGCCACGCTCCCGCTCCGCTTCGACCGTAGCGACCTGCGGTCGAGCCTCGATCCAGCGCGGGGCAGGCTGCGGCGGGCGCGGCACAGTCCCAAGGGTTGAGGGCTGTTGGCGATTGACTGCGCGCGGGTGCGTTCCGACGCACTCGAGTGGGTGGCCGGGCTGCGGTGCGTCCGGCGCCGGGTAAGGGAACGGGAGTTTCCCTGCCGCATGGGTGTCCTTTGTCGGTGGTGGTCGTTGGGTGGGTTGAGGGTTTCCTCGGCTGACGCGGGGACGGGGGTGAAAGGGTGGGCGGGCTGCGGGAGATGGCGGCGCCGTTCGTTGCCCGGGGGCCGTCCGGTGTGGCGGTCCGCGACCGGTTCAAGCACCTGACGGCCGAGGACGAGAAGATGCTGCGCCTAGTCGGCGACCACCTCGGCTCACTCGCCTCGCGGGATCTGAAGGAGCGGTGCGCGGCCGGGCTGGAGCACGACAGCAAGCAGTGGGCGCACCGCAAGCGTGCCCTGACCAAGGAGTCCTCCTCCCGCTGGGCAGGCAGCATCACGAAGACCAGCCACGATCAGTGGGCGCTCGCCCGGCGCGGGCAGCTCGCGCACATACAGAGCCTCGAAGCGGGGGTGCGCACGATCACGCACCGGCTGTCCCTCCCGCTGGGCGAGAAAGGCACCAACCGCGCTCCGGGCGGCTACCGCAGCAAACGGGAGTGGTTCGCCAAGGCCCGCCGCCAAGGCCTGCTGACCGATCGGCTCGAGGTGGCATGCCGGGACCGTGAGGCCGGACGCGTGTGCGTGGTGCGCGGCGGGAAGCGGCTGCTGAACACCCGCCACCATCTGGACACCGCCCGGCTCACCGAAGCCGAGTGGCGGCAGCGGTGGCAGGCCGGGCGGCGGTTCCTCGCCGCCAACGGCGAGTCCGGCAGCCGGTTCGGCAACCAGACCATCCGTGTCACCCCCCACGGCGAGGTCTCCCTCAAGCTCCCGGCGCCGCTGGCGCACCTGGCCAACGCCCCGCACGGCCGGTACGTGCTCGCCGCCCGCGTGCGATTCGCGCACCGGGGCGGGCAGTGGCGCGACCGCGTCACCGCTAACCGAGCGGTTGCCTACCGCATCCACGAGGACACCGTGCGGGGCCGCTGGTACCTGACAGCCTCGTGGACCATCTCCCCGGTCCAGACCGTCCCCCTGGCTGCGGCCCGCGTGGGCGGCCTGATCGGCGTGGACACCAACGCCGACCACCTCGCCGCCTGGCGTCTGGACGCCCACGGCAACCCCGTCGGCCAGCCGCTCCGGTTCGACTACGACCTCACCGGCATCGCCCAGCATCGCGACGCGCAGATCCGCCACGCGTTGCTCCGCCTGTTGCACTGGGCCAAGCGCCACGGGCTGGCGATCGCGGTCGAAGACCTCGACTTCACCGCCGAGACCACCCGCGAGAAACACGGCTGCAAGAAGCGCTTCCGCAAGCTGATCTCCGGCATGCCCGTGGCCAGGCTGCGGGCCCGGCTCGTGAGCATGGCGGCCGAACTCGGCATCACGATCATCGCCGTCGATCCGGCCTACACCTCCAGGTGGGGCGCTCAGCACTGGCAGAAACCCCTCACCAGCACCACCAGGAAGACCACTCGCCACGACGCGGCCGCCGTGGCGATCGGCAGGCGCGCCCTGGGACACCCGATCCGGCGACGGACGACACCGCCCCCACAGCACCGGAGTGATGCTGTGGGGCATCGGACCGTCCAGGCCCGACCGGAGGCCCCGGGGCGTGAGGGAAACCGCCCCCGCATCCCCGGACCACGGACACGATCCGTGCCGCCCGGACGCGGAGCGAACGCGGTGGACCAGAACGCCCAACACCGTTCGGGGCGTTCGGCTGAGCATGAGTCCTGGCAACAGGACTCACTCCCGCTCAGTCTCTAGGAACAGTTGAGGACCCATGCCGAGTGGTGCGGGGTGAATCCGATGTGCGGGTAGTACGCGGCGGCGGCGGGCGCCGACAGCAGCACGATCTTCGCGGTCGGGGCCTCCTTGGCGGTCGCGTCGATCAGGGCGCGGCCGATCCCGGAGTGCTGGTGGGAGCCGGCCACCGCGATGTCGGAGAGGTAGGTGACGTAGGCGAAGTCGGACACGCTGCGGGCGATGCCGATCAGGGTGCCGTCGGCGTCCCGGGCGACCAGGACCAGGTTGGCATTGTGGACCATGGCGGCCATCCGCGGCCGGTCCTGGACGGGGCGCCGCTCGCCCAGGCCCGAGGAGCGGTACACCTCCAGTACCTCGTCCAGGTCGAGGGCGGTGGGGTCGGCCCGTTCAATCGTCCAGCTCACGGAGCATCTCCAATCGGCTGCGCAGTACGTCGTGGTGGGTGAGGAAACGCTCGGGCCCCAGCCGGCCGGGGTCGATGCCCTCGGCGGCGAGGGAGGCGGTGAAGTGCTGTCCGGTGGTGATCGTATGGTTCGCGGCGGCCTGCACCGCGCGGTAGGCGCGCTCGCGTTCCATGCCCTCGCCCAGCAGGCCGGCCAGGACCGGGGAGCTGTAGATGAGGCCGTCGGTGTGGTCGATGTGGGCGCGCATCCGCTGCGGGTGGACGGTCAGCGAGGCCACCAGGTCGGCTGCCCGGGTGGCCTGGAAGTGGCCCACGCACAGGCTGTCGGGCAGGATGACCCGCTCCACCGACTGGTGGGCCAGGTCGCGTTCGTGCCACAGCGCCACGTTCTCCAGTGCCGCGCCGGCGTGGCTGCGCAGCAGCCGGGCCAGGCCGCACAGCCGTTCGCTGGTGGTGGGGTTGCGTTTGTGGGGCATGGCGCTGGAGCCCTGGTAGGCGGTGGTGCGCTGTTCCTCGACCTCGCGGACCTCGGTGCGCTGCAGCAGCCGCATCTCCAGGGCGATCTGTTCGATGCAGGCGCCCAGGGTGGCCACCGCCTGCACCAGCTGGGCGTGCCGGTCGCGGGCGACGACCTGGCTGGGCACCGGCTCGACGCCGAGGCCGAGTTCCCGGCACACGTGGGCCTCGACATAGGGGTCGATCAGCGCGTAGGTGCCGACCGAGCCGGAGACGGTGCCCACCGCGACGGCGTCGCGGGCCGCTTTGAGGCGGGTCAGGGAGCGGTCGACGGCGAAGGCGTAGCCGCCGAGTTTGTGCCCGAAGGTGGTGGGCTCGGCGTGGATGCCGTGGGTGCGGCCGACCATCACCGTGTCCCAGTGCGCCAGGGCCCGTTCGACCAGCACGCGGCGCAGCTGCCGTCCGGCGCCCAGCAGCAGGTCGGTGGCGCGGGCCAGGGTGTGGCCCAGGGCCGTGTCGACCAGGTCGTAGCTGGTCATGCCGTGGTGGACCCAGCGGGCCGAGGCGTCGGGGAGGTCCTCGCAGTAGGCGGCGAGGAAGGACAGCACCTCGTGGTCGCGGTCCTTCTCGATCTCGGCGACCCGGGCGGCCGAGGGGATGCGGGCGCGGCGCATGTCCTCGAGGGCTTCCTTGGGGACGTGGCCGAGTTCGACCTGGGCCTCGGTGGCGAGGATCTCGACCCGCACCCAGGTGGTGTAGCGCGACTGGTCGGTGAAGAGGTCCGCCATTTCGGGCAGGCAGTAGCGGGGAATCATCTCTCAAGCCTTCGTCCGGGGGCCGGTGAGGGGGATGCGGTGGCGGGGTGGGGGTCCGGTGCGGTGACCTCGGCCGCACCGGACCCCGGTTCGGGGCGCTTCCCTCAGTACGCCCCGAAGTACTCGCGCTGCTCCCACTCGGTGACGCGTCCCGGCGGCGGTGCGGCCTGCTCGCACCATGCCGTGAAGCGGTTCAGCTCGCTCTGCTTGAGTTTGGCCAGGCAGGCGGCGAGCGGCGCGCCGAGCAGCTGGGCGGCGCGGCCTGCGGTGAAGGCGTCCAGGGCCTCGTCCAGGGACTGCGGCACGATCTGGCCGGGCCCGTCCCCGGGCCCGTCGCCGGGCCCCTGTCCCGGTGCGGTGGCGGCGGTGATGCCGTCCAGGCCGGCGAACAGCTGGGCGGCGATGTTGAGATAGGGGTTGGCGCAGGGCTCGCCCATCCGGTTTTCGATGTGGGCGAGCGTGCCGCTGCCGACGACGCGGAGCATCGCGGTGCGGTCCTCGACGCTCACGCCCGCGCGGGTCGGCGCGAGGGCGTGCTCGGCGGCCAGGCGCCGGTAGCCGTTGACGGTGGGCACCGACAGCAGGCACAGCTCGCGTGCCCAGGACAGCAGGCCCTCGGCGTAGGCCTTGCCCTGCGGGGACAGGCCGCCGGACAGGCCCTCGGCGCTGAAGAGGTTGCGGCCGCCGGCGCGGTGCACGACGGACTGG
Above is a genomic segment from Streptomyces sp. R21 containing:
- a CDS encoding response regulator transcription factor, translating into MTQMSAQSLLEPPTPLPPSFRLVKDTASAPYPVPRAAAATPGRRVLVVDPDVERTDSLVAQLRRHGHEPVGVTRGGAALQAHGDVDLVLLALELPDLDGLEVCRAIRSVSRVPVIIVTARQSELDCVLGLQAGADDYVTKPFGLRELMARIEAVLRRAQWQPAVVKEIRHGRLRIDPNSREASVDGVEVALTRKEFDLLCLLASHPDTVIPRRQLLQQVWGDSWSRRTVDTHVSSLRGKLGDSRWIVTVRGVGFKLGSG
- the purB gene encoding adenylosuccinate lyase; translated protein: MIPRYCLPEMADLFTDQSRYTTWVRVEILATEAQVELGHVPKEALEDMRRARIPSAARVAEIEKDRDHEVLSFLAAYCEDLPDASARWVHHGMTSYDLVDTALGHTLARATDLLLGAGRQLRRVLVERALAHWDTVMVGRTHGIHAEPTTFGHKLGGYAFAVDRSLTRLKAARDAVAVGTVSGSVGTYALIDPYVEAHVCRELGLGVEPVPSQVVARDRHAQLVQAVATLGACIEQIALEMRLLQRTEVREVEEQRTTAYQGSSAMPHKRNPTTSERLCGLARLLRSHAGAALENVALWHERDLAHQSVERVILPDSLCVGHFQATRAADLVASLTVHPQRMRAHIDHTDGLIYSSPVLAGLLGEGMERERAYRAVQAAANHTITTGQHFTASLAAEGIDPGRLGPERFLTHHDVLRSRLEMLRELDD
- a CDS encoding GNAT family N-acetyltransferase; this encodes MSWTIERADPTALDLDEVLEVYRSSGLGERRPVQDRPRMAAMVHNANLVLVARDADGTLIGIARSVSDFAYVTYLSDIAVAGSHQHSGIGRALIDATAKEAPTAKIVLLSAPAAAAYYPHIGFTPHHSAWVLNCS
- a CDS encoding IS200/IS605 family accessory protein TnpB-related protein, whose translation is MGGLREMAAPFVARGPSGVAVRDRFKHLTAEDEKMLRLVGDHLGSLASRDLKERCAAGLEHDSKQWAHRKRALTKESSSRWAGSITKTSHDQWALARRGQLAHIQSLEAGVRTITHRLSLPLGEKGTNRAPGGYRSKREWFAKARRQGLLTDRLEVACRDREAGRVCVVRGGKRLLNTRHHLDTARLTEAEWRQRWQAGRRFLAANGESGSRFGNQTIRVTPHGEVSLKLPAPLAHLANAPHGRYVLAARVRFAHRGGQWRDRVTANRAVAYRIHEDTVRGRWYLTASWTISPVQTVPLAAARVGGLIGVDTNADHLAAWRLDAHGNPVGQPLRFDYDLTGIAQHRDAQIRHALLRLLHWAKRHGLAIAVEDLDFTAETTREKHGCKKRFRKLISGMPVARLRARLVSMAAELGITIIAVDPAYTSRWGAQHWQKPLTSTTRKTTRHDAAAVAIGRRALGHPIRRRTTPPPQHRSDAVGHRTVQARPEAPGREGNRPRIPGPRTRSVPPGRGANAVDQNAQHRSGRSAEHESWQQDSLPLSL